The proteins below are encoded in one region of Deltaproteobacteria bacterium:
- a CDS encoding NUDIX hydrolase, whose product MSDYHIKEKQVYQCRIFSVYEGEYRLPDGRVNRQTRVEHKPCVAVVPVDDLGRILLIKQYRYAVNQDLLEIPAGSMDKGGESPEMSARRELAEETGYDAANWMPLFEGYLLPGYCNEYMYFFLATRLFPAPLPPDDDECIEVLPVLPEEAMAMIKRGDIIDAKTALGICMARKYLAGHFV is encoded by the coding sequence ATGTCCGATTATCACATCAAGGAGAAGCAGGTGTATCAGTGCCGGATCTTTTCCGTCTATGAGGGTGAGTACCGATTGCCCGACGGGCGCGTAAACCGGCAGACCCGAGTGGAACATAAACCCTGTGTGGCCGTTGTCCCCGTTGATGACCTGGGCCGGATTCTTCTTATCAAACAGTACCGTTACGCCGTCAACCAGGACCTGTTGGAAATACCGGCGGGCAGCATGGACAAGGGAGGCGAGTCGCCGGAGATGAGCGCCCGGAGAGAATTGGCGGAAGAGACGGGTTACGACGCCGCAAACTGGATGCCGCTGTTCGAAGGTTATCTTCTTCCTGGATACTGCAACGAGTACATGTACTTCTTTCTCGCCACCCGCCTTTTCCCGGCGCCCCTGCCGCCTGACGATGATGAGTGTATTGAAGTGCTTCCCGTTTTACCGGAGGAGGCGATGGCGATGATCAAAAGAGGCGATATCATTGATGCAAAGACCGCCTTGGGGATCTGCATGGCCCGGAAATACCTGGCCGGGCATTTCGTATGA
- a CDS encoding peptidylprolyl isomerase, protein MENEESLFVLIETDKGTIRLQLFADRVPATVGNFVNLCRRGYYDGLTFHRVIADFMIQGGCPLGTGTGGPGYRFDDEFLPDLKHDRPGVLSMANAGPGTNGSQFFITHVPTPWLDQHHTVFGEVVSPADQEVVNSIRQGDRIRQMVVEGDCTSLFERIKGDLDAWNRTLDECFPKLKPT, encoded by the coding sequence ATGGAAAACGAAGAAAGCCTGTTCGTGCTGATTGAAACGGACAAGGGAACGATCCGCCTTCAACTTTTTGCCGACCGCGTTCCAGCGACGGTGGGTAATTTTGTCAATCTGTGCCGACGGGGCTACTATGACGGCCTGACATTCCACCGCGTTATCGCTGATTTCATGATCCAGGGCGGCTGCCCCTTGGGCACGGGGACTGGCGGTCCGGGGTACCGTTTTGACGATGAATTCCTGCCCGATCTGAAACATGACCGGCCGGGTGTTCTTTCCATGGCCAACGCAGGCCCCGGGACCAATGGAAGTCAGTTTTTTATCACCCATGTGCCCACGCCGTGGCTGGATCAGCATCACACCGTGTTTGGCGAGGTGGTATCTCCGGCGGACCAGGAAGTCGTCAACAGCATCCGTCAGGGTGACCGAATCCGCCAGATGGTGGTCGAAGGAGATTGTACAAGCCTGTTTGAGCGGATCAAGGGCGACCTCGATGCCTGGAACCGGACCCTGGACGAATGCTTCCCGAAACTGAAACCGACCTGA
- a CDS encoding diguanylate cyclase: MRLTISRKLLLIYFFMAMLTVLSSTYAIVSLYRINDLAFNLANWDFSLMNTAKQMAGIILDLEGTGKKYLILKDPSIEAIYWAKQKELEVLLVKTRRSSQGDIRKDLDRIAALSRQHGDIFREQVGLIRTNGPEESMNLSREKGDRLMSNLTQATKNLQKAAEAGIRSRLTLINREGQKSTRMTMFLSSISLTAGLILAIAITLNISRPLVQLKRATGAIAEGQFDYPVNIIRHDEIGSLAKAFRIMKDRLKILETKLREESPLTGLPGNLAIEEAIESRLSAGKRFSLCHVDLDHFKPFADKYGYAWGSEVIKEVAHILRDHSRTGGNATDFIGHVGGDDFIIIAEPERAEEICRAVARDFDSRISKFYSGGDRETGFIVGKDRQGILRKFPLITVTIAIVSDDGTRFQNSLDMARKAAELKEIVKAMKGNNVVKLEEIETPTG, from the coding sequence ATGAGACTGACAATCAGCAGAAAATTACTGCTTATTTATTTTTTTATGGCGATGCTGACGGTGCTATCGAGCACCTATGCCATTGTCAGTTTGTACCGCATCAACGATCTGGCTTTTAATCTGGCAAACTGGGATTTTTCGCTTATGAACACCGCCAAACAAATGGCGGGGATTATTCTGGACCTCGAGGGAACGGGCAAGAAATATCTGATTCTAAAAGACCCTTCCATCGAAGCCATTTACTGGGCGAAACAGAAGGAACTGGAGGTTCTGCTTGTCAAAACCCGTCGTTCCTCTCAAGGGGATATCCGTAAAGATCTCGACCGGATTGCCGCGCTCAGCCGTCAGCACGGCGATATTTTTCGCGAACAGGTCGGCCTGATTCGGACAAACGGTCCGGAAGAATCGATGAATCTGTCCCGAGAAAAAGGCGACCGCCTGATGAGTAATTTAACCCAGGCAACAAAAAATCTTCAGAAGGCCGCCGAAGCCGGCATTCGTAGCCGACTGACGTTGATCAACAGGGAAGGTCAAAAATCTACGCGCATGACCATGTTTCTCAGCTCCATCAGCCTGACCGCAGGTCTCATCCTCGCCATCGCGATCACCCTCAACATCTCCCGACCGCTCGTTCAGTTGAAGCGCGCAACCGGGGCCATCGCCGAAGGGCAATTCGACTATCCCGTCAACATCATTCGTCATGACGAGATCGGCAGCCTGGCCAAGGCCTTCCGAATAATGAAAGATCGCTTGAAAATCCTCGAGACAAAGTTACGGGAAGAAAGCCCTCTGACCGGCCTTCCCGGAAACCTGGCTATCGAAGAGGCCATCGAGAGCCGTCTTTCGGCGGGAAAGCGCTTTTCCCTATGCCACGTGGATCTCGACCATTTCAAACCTTTTGCCGACAAGTACGGTTATGCCTGGGGCAGCGAAGTGATCAAGGAAGTCGCCCATATCCTGAGGGACCACAGCAGAACTGGAGGGAACGCGACTGATTTTATCGGCCATGTCGGCGGAGACGATTTCATCATCATTGCGGAACCCGAGCGGGCGGAAGAAATATGCCGTGCCGTCGCCCGTGATTTCGACTCGCGTATTAGCAAATTTTACAGTGGGGGTGATCGGGAAACCGGGTTCATCGTCGGGAAGGACCGACAGGGAATTCTACGCAAATTCCCCCTGATCACGGTGACCATTGCCATCGTCAGCGATGACGGCACCCGTTTTCAGAACTCCCTGGATATGGCGAGGAAGGCGGCGGAATTAAAGGAAATCGTAAAAGCCATGAAGGGGAACAACGTCGTCAAGCTGGAAGAGATAGAAACCCCGACCGGCTAA
- a CDS encoding response regulator, with protein MIKKILIVDDSPVARKILKSCIPKEPEYEIAEAADGQAGLETFKEFAPDLTFMDITMPVMNGLECLEFIMRTDKQARVVMCTADIQIKSLKQALNLGAVNILKKPPSKESVAKILHEVSRST; from the coding sequence ATGATTAAAAAAATATTGATCGTTGACGATTCTCCGGTGGCCAGAAAAATTCTAAAGAGCTGTATACCCAAAGAACCGGAATATGAAATCGCTGAAGCGGCGGATGGTCAGGCTGGCCTTGAGACGTTCAAGGAATTCGCCCCCGATTTAACTTTCATGGATATCACGATGCCGGTCATGAACGGGCTTGAATGTCTGGAATTCATTATGAGAACCGACAAACAGGCCCGTGTTGTCATGTGTACCGCCGACATTCAAATCAAATCCCTGAAACAGGCCTTAAACCTGGGGGCCGTGAATATCCTCAAAAAACCCCCTTCGAAAGAATCCGTTGCGAAAATATTGCACGAAGTGTCCCGGTCCACCTGA
- a CDS encoding chemotaxis protein CheC: MPGHQNTVIRSDELDILQEVMNIAFGKASADLAEHIDIYVKLSVPDVRVIPAVRLPSYFVEMIGRQERVSIVEQKFWGKFSGYALLLFASGADSDLISILSCEDPHLFHDEAGDELAKGALMEIGNIVVGACVGKIAELLNDVMVYSPPVVLLEKSAADIIPDEMFNPEDSAVILKALFRFENRAVSGMLVLLFSQTSVAWLKKALKEFMEQYE, from the coding sequence ATGCCCGGCCATCAAAACACAGTGATCCGTAGCGACGAACTCGACATTCTCCAGGAGGTGATGAACATCGCCTTCGGAAAAGCCAGTGCTGATCTTGCAGAACATATTGATATTTATGTTAAATTGAGTGTTCCCGATGTCCGGGTGATTCCTGCCGTCCGGCTTCCGTCCTATTTCGTGGAAATGATCGGGAGACAGGAACGAGTCAGCATTGTCGAACAGAAATTCTGGGGTAAATTCAGCGGTTATGCTCTCCTTCTCTTCGCTTCGGGCGCAGACAGCGACCTGATCTCCATCCTGTCCTGTGAAGACCCCCATCTGTTTCATGATGAAGCCGGCGATGAACTGGCCAAGGGAGCCCTCATGGAAATCGGCAACATCGTTGTCGGGGCGTGCGTGGGAAAAATTGCGGAACTTCTTAATGATGTCATGGTTTATTCACCTCCGGTTGTGCTTTTGGAAAAATCCGCCGCAGATATTATTCCCGACGAAATGTTCAATCCCGAGGACAGCGCCGTTATTCTCAAGGCCCTTTTCCGCTTTGAAAACAGGGCGGTGAGCGGTATGCTGGTTTTGCTCTTCAGTCAGACGAGCGTGGCTTGGTTGAAAAAAGCCCTGAAAGAATTCATGGAGCAGTATGAGTGA
- the trxA gene encoding thioredoxin yields MNDRPICGKCRACLDDMIIRCLRCGAKNRMPENRFNERPICGRCGAPLVVEGAPAKPMEITDATFLREVLTYSGSVLVDCWAPWCGPCRVVEPIMAELAAKYAGGIKVTKLNVDENPLTASQYNIRNIPTMLLFKEGKLVNTLVGALPREDVERHILAVMRMN; encoded by the coding sequence ATGAATGACCGCCCGATCTGTGGAAAGTGTCGGGCCTGTCTGGATGACATGATCATCCGCTGTCTCCGATGCGGAGCAAAAAACCGGATGCCGGAGAATCGTTTCAACGAGAGACCCATCTGCGGCCGCTGTGGCGCCCCGTTGGTTGTGGAGGGCGCACCGGCGAAACCAATGGAAATCACCGACGCGACTTTTCTCCGGGAAGTTCTGACCTACTCGGGATCCGTTTTGGTGGATTGCTGGGCCCCTTGGTGCGGACCCTGCCGAGTCGTCGAACCAATTATGGCGGAACTGGCGGCCAAATACGCCGGCGGAATCAAGGTGACGAAACTCAATGTTGATGAAAATCCCCTGACCGCTTCCCAGTACAATATCCGGAATATCCCGACCATGCTGCTCTTCAAGGAGGGAAAGCTGGTCAATACCTTGGTCGGCGCCCTGCCGAGGGAGGATGTCGAGCGCCATATTCTGGCCGTTATGCGGATGAATTGA
- the mutY gene encoding A/G-specific adenine glycosylase, with product MNCRSLPWRETRDPYRIWLSEIMLQQTQVATVIPYYERFLQRFPTLCDLARATEEDVLQIWENLGYYNRARQLHRAARMVVEKFGGEIPRDFDNLLRLPGIGAYTAGAILSIAFGATVPAIDGNARRVLCRFYALPGVNADPKGYRCLADRVMRILPASQPGCFNQALMELGATLCRSRKPLCDLCPLLEQCLARRRGQTDFFPMPAKKKITPVRTAVAALIRDDRGCVLVVKRPPSGLLGSLWKFPGGFAEREETPFQALKRTVTEEVGLRIIEASFQGTVKHAYTHFRLCLHIFTGKVSPGEAKRTGCADCRWIDPKAIGQLPFSRADRLAGNHLP from the coding sequence ATGAATTGCCGTTCCCTTCCCTGGAGGGAGACACGGGATCCTTACCGGATCTGGTTATCGGAAATCATGCTGCAACAGACTCAGGTCGCGACGGTTATCCCTTACTATGAGCGTTTTCTGCAGCGCTTTCCGACCCTTTGCGATCTGGCCCGTGCGACCGAGGAGGATGTGCTCCAGATCTGGGAGAATCTGGGCTATTACAACCGAGCCCGGCAACTGCATCGGGCTGCACGCATGGTTGTGGAAAAATTTGGAGGTGAAATTCCCCGGGATTTTGATAATTTGCTCCGGCTCCCCGGTATCGGCGCCTATACGGCCGGGGCGATACTCAGTATCGCTTTTGGAGCAACCGTCCCGGCGATCGATGGCAACGCGCGGCGTGTACTATGCCGTTTTTACGCCCTACCCGGTGTTAACGCGGACCCGAAAGGGTATCGCTGCCTGGCGGACAGGGTGATGCGGATCCTCCCGGCTTCTCAGCCCGGGTGTTTCAACCAGGCTTTGATGGAACTCGGTGCCACACTGTGCCGATCCCGAAAACCCCTGTGCGATTTATGTCCCCTCCTGGAGCAATGTCTGGCCCGGAGGCGCGGCCAGACCGATTTCTTCCCGATGCCGGCGAAGAAGAAAATCACCCCTGTCCGGACAGCCGTTGCAGCCCTCATCCGTGATGACCGGGGGTGTGTGCTGGTGGTCAAGCGTCCTCCATCCGGCCTCCTCGGGTCGCTCTGGAAATTCCCGGGCGGTTTTGCGGAACGGGAGGAGACGCCATTTCAGGCTTTGAAGCGGACCGTAACAGAGGAGGTTGGCCTGCGCATTATCGAGGCTTCGTTTCAGGGGACGGTCAAGCACGCCTACACCCATTTTCGCCTGTGCTTGCATATTTTTACAGGAAAGGTCTCCCCGGGGGAAGCCAAAAGGACGGGGTGCGCGGATTGCCGATGGATTGACCCCAAAGCAATCGGGCAATTACCCTTCTCCCGGGCCGACCGACTGGCCGGAAATCATCTCCCGTGA